In Phyllopteryx taeniolatus isolate TA_2022b chromosome 1, UOR_Ptae_1.2, whole genome shotgun sequence, the following proteins share a genomic window:
- the LOC133479731 gene encoding transmembrane protein 182-like, with protein sequence MSERWHLSPNVRLSLLLFFALFFGALGVLSTLFSCATDYWLLGSAELCRPGSGSRQTEATDGVLFHEGLFWRCSFPATSPKYALWDVWILKGPHVKVCQPAFLFPFPAKDPFWVNSRDSPAEPYEYHTAIVFRTFWSIFLITGVAAVVTGGLSVICTASLSNHKLYKVGGVLLLCGGVCLFAVVLMFLIWVQVLDTLEEFAQGQRVSGCTSFHLSIQNGVSFFLAPVASFFSLLSGLLFIVIAQSARSLRSHRTDKMPQSPELQTDL encoded by the exons ATGTCGGAGCGGTGGCACTTGAGCCCGAATGTCCGCCTAAGTCTGCTGCTCTTCTTTGCTTTGTTCTTCGGTGCACTGGGGGTTCTGTCCACTCTCTTTTCCTGTGCGACTGACTACTGGCTGCTGGGTTCTGCTGAGCTCTGCCGTCCAGGAAGTGGATCAAGACAGACAGAG GCCACAGACGGCGTGCTCTTCCATGAGGGACTGTTCTGGCGCTGCTCCTTCCCAGCAACATCTCCTAAATACGCTCTTTGGGATGTTTGGATAT TAAAAGGGCCACATGTCAAAGTGTGCCAGCCAGCGTTCCTTTTCCCATTTCCTGCCAAGGACCCGTTTTGGGTGAATTCACGGGATTCACCTGCTGAACCCTACGAGTATCACACCGCCATTG TTTTCAGAACTTTTTGGAGCATCTTCCTCATCACGGGTGTGGCCGCTGTGGTCACTGGTGGGCTCTCGGTTATCTGTACTGCCTCTCTCTCCAACCACAAGCTCTATAAAGTGGGTGGAGTCCTTCTGCTTTGTGGTG GCGTGTGTCTGTTCGCTGTGGTGTTAATGTTTCTGATATGGGTCCAAGTGCTGGACACACTGGAGGAGTTTGCTCAAGGGCAGCGTGTGAGTGGCTGCACGTCTTTCCACCTGAGCATTCAGAATGGAGTGTCGTTCTTTCTGGCTCCCGTGGCCTCCTTCTTTAGCCTGCTGTCTGGCCTGCTCTTCATCGTCATTGCGCAGAGCGCTCGCTCTTTAAGATCGCACCGCACAGACAAAATGCCACAATCTCCAGAGCTGCAAACTGACTTGTGA